The following coding sequences lie in one Aspergillus puulaauensis MK2 DNA, chromosome 3, nearly complete sequence genomic window:
- a CDS encoding NAD(P)-dependent alcohol dehydrogenase (COG:Q;~EggNog:ENOG410PJ3Q;~InterPro:IPR013154,IPR013149,IPR002328,IPR036291, IPR011032,IPR020843;~PFAM:PF00107,PF08240,PF13602;~go_function: GO:0008270 - zinc ion binding [Evidence IEA];~go_function: GO:0016491 - oxidoreductase activity [Evidence IEA];~go_process: GO:0055114 - oxidation-reduction process [Evidence IEA]) encodes MVQQDYKFEGWMGLDKNSADGNMVWQEFEPKAWEENDVDIKVTHCGICGSDLHTLRSGWRPAMYPCCVGHEIVGTAVRVGSKAVGGIKVGDRVGVGAQSDACVGRFGDCPECAMGWENYCSHKFVGTYNSVHYNGGKSYGGYALYNRVPSHFAVKIPDAIPSAEAAPMLCGGVTLYSPLKHNNCGPGKRVGIIGVGGLGHFGVLFAKALGADKVVAISRKTGKSEDALKMGADLYIATDDEPDWATKYARSLDLIVCTVSSTQMPMAEYVGLLATNGSFVQVGLPEDGQLNAPVANLKRRLKMESSLVGSPDEIREMLALVAEKGVKPWIEEVPMKDANKAIVDMHEGKARYRYVLVNKEQ; translated from the exons ATGGTGCAGCAAGATTACAAGTTTGAAGGATGGATGGGCCTCGACAAAAACTCGGCCGATGGGAACATGGTCTGGCAGGAGTTCGAGCCCAAGGCCTGGGAGGAAAACGACGTTGATATCAAGGTCACACACTGCGGTATCTGTGGCTCTGACTTGCACACTCTTCGCAGTGGTTGG AGACCCGCCATGTACCCCTGCTGTGTAGGCCACGAAATCGTGGGTACCGCAGTTCGTGTTGGCTCCAAAGCCGTCGGCGGTATTAAGGTGGGAGACCGTGTTGGAGTCGGCGCACAGAGCGATGCCTGTGTGGGCCGTTTCGGCGACTGTCCCGAGTGTGCCATGGGCTGGGAAAACTACTGCTCGCACAAATTCGTTGGAACTTACAACAGTGTCCATTACAATGGAGGGAAATCCTACGGTGGGTATGCGCTGTATAACCGCGTCCCTTCCCACTTTGCAGTGAAGATTCCAGATGCTATCCCCTCTGCTGAAGCGGCACCGATGCTATGTGGTGGTGTTACGCTTTACAGTCCGTTGAAGCATAACAACTGCGGGCCTGGAAAGCGTGTGGGTATCATTGGTGTTGGAGGTCTGGGCCACTTTGGTGTGCTCTTTGCTAAAGCCCTGGGTGCGGATAAGGTTGTTGCTATCTCACGCAAGACTGGGAAGAGTGAAGACGCACTTAAGATGGGTGCTGATCTCTACATTGCGACTGATGACGAGCCGGACTGGGCAACTAAGTACGCCCGTTCTTTGGATCTCATTGTTTGCACCGTGTCCTCGACTCAG ATGCCTATGGCCGAATACGTGGGTCTCCTTGCAACGAACGGAAGCTTTGTTCAGGTTGGTCTACCAGAGGATGGTCAACTTAACGCACCTGTTGCAAATCTCAAGCGCCGCCTCAAGATGGAAAGCTCCCTCGTTGGAAGCCCAGATGAGATTAGGGAAATGCTTGCTCTCGTTGCAGAGAAAGGCGTAAAGCCATGGATTGAAGAGGTTCCGATGAAGGACGCCAACAAGGCAATTGTTGATATGCACGAAGGCAAGGCTCGGTACCGTTACGTCCTGGTGAACAAAGAACAATAG
- the APL2 gene encoding putative AP-1 adaptor complex subunit beta (COG:U;~EggNog:ENOG410PFBW;~InterPro:IPR016024,IPR011989,IPR026739,IPR016342, IPR002553;~PFAM:PF01602,PF12717;~go_component: GO:0030117 - membrane coat [Evidence IEA];~go_function: GO:0030276 - clathrin binding [Evidence IEA];~go_process: GO:0006886 - intracellular protein transport [Evidence IEA];~go_process: GO:0015031 - protein transport [Evidence IEA];~go_process: GO:0016192 - vesicle-mediated transport [Evidence IEA]) yields the protein MAMSRIRGAFAVPRKGETFELRAGLVSQYAYERKEAIQKTIMAMTLGKDVSALFPDVLKNIATTDLEQKKLVYLYLMNYAKSHPDLCILAVNTFVQDSEDPNPLIRALAVRTMGCIRVDKMVDYMEEPLRKTLRDESPYVRKTAAICVAKLFDLGPAMCLENGFLEMLQEMIADPNPMVVANSVTALSEIHHAAPETRALQVTGNTLRKLLMALNECTEWGRVTILTTLSEYKTSAVNEAEQICERVAPQFQHANPSVVLAAVKTVFLHMKLVNPELSKTYLKKMAPPLVTLVSSAPEVQYVALRNIDLLLQKQPDILNKELRVFFCKYNDPPYVKFQKLEIMVRIANDRNFDQLLAELKEYALEVDMDFVRRAVKAIGQVAIKIESASEKCVNTLLDLIGTKVNYVVQEAIVVIKDIFRKYPGYEGIIPALCKCIDELDEPNARAALIWIVGEYAEKISNAGDILAGFVEGFGEEWPQTQLQILTAVVKLFLKRPDKAQGLVQKVLQAATAENDNPDVRDRAYVYWRLLSNTSDSNAARNIVLSKKPPIVTTINSLPPVLLEQLLSELSTLASVYHMPPEQFVGQGRFGADAVQKAAIEEQLQNARENPLAAAAAAAATGTAAPQQQSNVENLLDIDFDGTAPASAHKEADGGVSGLEGLAGTPVRVDSPAGGAPSGSNNLDDLLGVFGDSSAPPSTGAGAPPTGGAGADLLNGFSGLDLSGDGMSSPPPAPGSSQPKKTNEDIMSLF from the exons ATGGCGATGAGCAGAATCCGCGGCGCCTTTGCGGTGCCTAGGAAAGGAGAGACCTTCGAGTTGCGAGCCGGTCTTGT ATCACAGTACGCCTACGAGAG AAAGGAGGCAATCCAAAAGACGATTATGGCCATGACATTGGGCAAGGATGTATCAGCTCTGTTCCCCGATGTCCTCAAAAATATCGCGACTACCGACTTAGAGCAAAAGAAGCTAGTATATCTCTATCTTAT GAACTACGCCAAATCACATCCTGACCTCTGCATTCTCGCCGTGAACACCTTTGTGCAAGATTCGGAAGATCCAAACCCGCTTATCAGGGCGCTCGCAGTCCGAACAATGGGGTGCATTCGGGTGGATAAAATGGTTGACTACATGGAGGAACCACTTCGAAAAACACTGCGGGATGAGTCGCCGTACGTTCGCAAAACTGCTGCCATCTGTGTGGCCAAACTCTTCGACTTGGGGCCCGCCATGTGCTTAGAAAACGGTTTCCTCGAGATGCTTCAAGAAATGATTGCCGACCCAAACCCGATGGTCGTGGCGAATTCGGTAACCGCTCTATCGGAGATTCACCACGCTGCACCGGAGACCCGAGCCCTCCAGGTAACCGGAAATACGCTCCGGAAGCTCTTGATGGCTTTGAATGAGTGCACTGAATGGGGTCGAGTTACAATCCTTACAACGCTGTCGGAGTATAAAACAAGTGCTGTGAATGAGGCAGAACAGATTTGCGAACGTGTTGCGCCTCAATTCCAGCATGCGAACCCTAGTGTGGTGCTAGCTGCCGTCAAAACAGTCTTCCTCCACATGAAATTAGTGAACCCAGAGCTTTCCAAAACCTATCTAAAGAAAATGGCTCCTCCACTAG TCACCTTGGTGTCATCCGCCCCAGAAGTGCAATATGTCGCTCTACGAAACATTGATTTATTACTCCAGAAACAGCCGGATATTCTCAACAAAGAGCTTCGCGTTTTCTTCTGCAAGTACAACGATCCACCTTATGTCAAGTTCCAAAAGCTTGAAATCATGGTGCGCATAGCCAACGACCGGAACTTCGACCAGCTGTTGGCTGAACTGAAGGAATACGCACTGGAGGTGGATATGGATTTCGTACGCCGTGCAGTTAAGGCTATTGGTCAGGTCGCGATCAAAATTGAAAGCGCCAGCGAAAAGTGTGTCAACACCTTACTCGATCTTATCGGTACCAAGGTCAACTACGTGGTGCAAGAAGCTATTGTGGTGATCAAAGACATTTTCCGTAAATACCCCGGTTATGAAGGCATTATCCCTGCGCTCTGCAAGTGCATTGATGAACTGGATGAGCCCAATGCTCGGGCTGCACTCATTTGGATCGTTGGAGAGTACGCTGAAAAAATCAGCAACGCCGGCGATATCTTGGCCGGTTTTGTCGAAGGTTTCGGCGAAGAGTGGCCTCAG ACTCAACTACAAATCCTGACTGCTGTCGTGAAGTTATTCTTGAAACGCCCCGATAAGGCTCAAGGTCTGGTGCAAAAGGTCCTGCAGGCGGCAACGGCAGAAAACGACAATCCTGATGTCCGTGACCGAGCCTATGTCTACTGGCGATTACTTTCCAACACCAGCGACTCCAACGCTGCCAGAAATATCGTGCTTTCCAAGAAGCCCCCCATCGTCACTACGATAAACTCCCTACCGCCTGTTCTTCTTGAACAACTTCTATCTGAACTCTCCACACTCGCCTCCGTCTACCATATGCCTCCGGAGCAATTTGTTGGCCAGGGCCGCTTCGGTGCCGATGCTGTTCAGAAGGCGGCTATCGA GGAACAACTTCAAAATGCTCGAGAAAACCCATTAGCTGCCGCTGCAGCCGCTGCCGCTACTGGGACAGCGGCTCCACAGCAGCAAAGCAACGTGGAGAACCTACTGGACATCGACTTCGATGGCACCGCACCCGCATCTGCTCACAAGGAGGCCGACGGTGGTGTCTCCGGGCTCGAAGGCTTGGCTGGTACTCCTGTTCGCGTTGATTCTCCTGCAGGCGGCGCCCCTTCAGGGAGCAATAATCTGGATGACCTCCTCGGTGTGTTCGGAGATAGCAGTGCCCCGCCTTCGACAGGTGCAGGTGCTCCTCCCACTGGTGGTGCAGGGGCGGATCTCCTAAATGGCTTCTCTGGCCTGGATCTCTCTGGCGATGGCATGTCTTCACCGCCACCTGCGCCAGGATCGAGTCAGccaaagaaaacaaacgaGGACATTATGTCATTATTCTGA
- a CDS encoding DUF5310 domain-containing protein (COG:S;~EggNog:ENOG410PU1M;~InterPro:IPR035195;~PFAM:PF17237;~TransMembrane:1 (o27-45i)) — protein sequence MANLPNLRRLFVEARSEAEENEYSRTAFYNLVLFLSSVAVFSLAAQRMSGSKLGK from the exons ATG GCAAACCTTCCCAACCTACGGCGCCTCTTTGTTGAAGCTAGATctgaggcggaggagaatGAATACTCCCGAACTGCT TTCTATAACCTCGTTCTTTTCTTATCCTCCGTCGCCGTTTTTAGCCTTGCTGCCCAACGCATGAGTGGGTCGAAACTGGGGAAATGA
- a CDS encoding putative transcriptional regulator (COG:K;~EggNog:ENOG410PR9K;~InterPro:IPR037647): MAPRYSLADSASESEPNGSDAPPQPSDKEIERALRDTVAKIFKAGKTEELTVKRVRLAAEKSLHVEEGFFRSNGDWKGKSDQIIKNEVEVQDAAAQEPNADGIEDESAGTPPTNTSRPIKRAKPKAPSTSRKRRKTSTESDVDSGGSDENSEEVATKRTKKPKEAAKSEPEVSNAEILDDSDGSKEQQGAQSLKQKEEVAGDSESEMSVVLDEEPEPKRQRQKKSTGTTSGTTSGKAMKKAPAKAKDADADPNQAEIKRLQGWLIKCGIRKMWARELAPYDTPKAKIKHLKDMLKEAGMEGRYSLEKAKQIKEERELREDLEMVQEGAKRWGKATEGEDSDGQPRRRLNRGRKALAFLDSEGEETD, encoded by the exons ATGGCTCCGCGATATTCTCTCGCCGATTCTGCTTCCGAATCCGAGCCCAATGGGTCGGATGCACCTCCGCAGCCCTCTGATAAGGAAATAGAAAGAGCTCTACGCGATACAGTCGCGAAAATCTTCAAAGCGGGAAAGACAGAGGAATTGACGGTTAAGAGAGTTCGACTTGCGGCTGAGAAGTCATTacatgttgaagaggggTTTTTCAGATCCAATGGAGATTGGAAAGGCAAAAGCGATCAGATCATCAAGAATGAAGTG GAAGTACAGGATGCTGCAGCGCAGGAACCAAACGCCGATGGAATCGAGGACGAGAGCGCAGGAACACCGCCGACGAATACTAGTAGGCCCATAAAACGAGCCAAACCAAAAGCACCTTCGACGTCCCGTAAACGACGCAAGACCAGCACAGAGAGCGATGTGGATAGTGGTGGAAGTGATGAGAATAGTGAGGAAGTGGCAACCAAAAGAACCAAAAAGCCGAAGGAAGCAGCCAAATCTGAACCCGAGGTTTCCAACGCGGAAATTCTAGACGACTCCGATGGCagcaaagagcagcaggGAGCCCAATCACTCAAGCAAAAGGAAGAAGTAGCCGGCGATTCGGAGAGTGAAATGTCAGTTGTCCTGGATGAAGAACCTGAGCCCAAGCGTCAGCGACAGAAGAAGTCCACAGGAACGACTTCCGGAACGACCTCTGGaaaggcgatgaagaaggcgccTGCGAAAGCAAAGGATGCAGACGCCGACCCCAACCAGGCAGAAATCAAGCGATTGCAAGGGTGGTTGATCAAATGCGGCATTCGCAAGATGTGGGCGCGAGAGCTGGCTCCGTACGATACGCCCAAGGCGAAAATTAAGCACCTCAAAGACATGTTGAAAGAGGCGGGCATGGAGGGACGATACTCATTAGAGAAGGCCAAGCAGATCAAGGAGGAGCGCGAACTTCGGGAGGACCTCGAGATGGTGCAGGAGGGGGCAAAGCGCTGGGGGAAAGCGACCGAAGGGGAAGACAGCGATGGTCAACCTCGTCGACGTTTAAATCGAGGCCGAAAGGCCCTGGCCTTCCTCGATAGTGAAGGGGAGGAAACCGATTGA
- a CDS encoding flavin-linked sulfhydryl oxidase (COG:O;~EggNog:ENOG410PP4X;~InterPro:IPR036774,IPR017905,IPR039799;~PFAM:PF04777;~go_function: GO:0016971 - flavin-linked sulfhydryl oxidase activity [Evidence IEA];~go_function: GO:0016972 - thiol oxidase activity [Evidence IEA];~go_process: GO:0055114 - oxidation-reduction process [Evidence IEA]): MADEPQVQSQPKLPKALFPHSSAHALASSSYSSETKKNDSTTSNRSGGSTVDQDGKSYVLDKNGKPCRLCTSAAAWRNLTKQSKAATATSTSTATAASTSTNPIAQETQNDTRDCPPDVEELGRSTWTLLHSLTATYPEKASQGEQSEMRSFLTLFSKLYPCWVCADDFRTWIAEPSGKNQPQLGGRKEFGNWMCEAHNEVNRKLGKKEFDCRFWEERWKDGWKDGRCD, translated from the exons ATGGCGGACGAGCCGCAAGTGCAATCACAGCCGAAACTGCCCAAGGCACTCTTTCCTCATAGCTCAGCGCATGCCCTAGCGAGTTCCTCGTATTCGTCGGAAACAAAAAAGAATGATTCGACAACATCAAATCGCTCAGGCGGGTCGACGGTCGATCAGGATGGCAAGTCATACGTCCTAGACAAGAATGGGAAACC ATGCCGCCTCTGCACCTCAGCCGCCGCATGGCGCAATCTAACAAAACAATCCAAagccgcaaccgcaacctcaacctcaaccgcaaccgcagccTCTACTTCTACAAACCCCATCGCCCAAGAAACCCAGAACGACACCCGCGACTGCCCACCGGACGTTGAAGAGCTAGGCCGCTCGACCTGGACCCTTCTCCACAGCTTAACAGCAACGTACCCGGAAAAGGCGTCCCAGGGTGAACAATCCGAGATGCGGTCTTTCCTGACGCTGTTCTCGAAATTGTATCCGTGCTGGGTATGCGCGGACGACTTTCGGACGTGGATAGCAGAGCCGAGTGGGAAGAACCAGCCGCAGCTAGGCGGGAGAAAGGAGTTTGGAAATTGGATGTGTGAGGCGCATAATGAAGTGAATCGGAagctggggaagaaggagttTGATTGCCGGTTTTGGGAGGAGAGGTGGAAGGACGGGTGGAAGGACGGGAGGTGTGATTGA